Proteins encoded by one window of Anaerolineales bacterium:
- a CDS encoding carbohydrate kinase family protein → MKRYDVLGLGVSTVDALYLVDHFPSDEENQQASAMTLQGGGPVATAIVTLGRLGASAAMADTVGDDWRGEFVRRSFAEERVAGDLLETCPGSTSTLSCVLVRQHDGARSIVWYPGTAPELMPSDRLQQAVTASQIVHLNGRHFEACLQACDWAHQSGGRVSFDGGAHRFREELRRLVPRTDICIVARQFAQAYTGEAEAASAARRLLAEGPSLVVVTDGARGSWVHAGGEPPFSQPAFTMPEVVDTTGCGDSFHGAFVFGLLQGLPLREIARFAGAVAALNTQELGGRAGLPSRERVEAFLALQPAGG, encoded by the coding sequence ATGAAGCGCTACGACGTACTTGGGTTGGGCGTGTCCACCGTGGATGCGCTGTATCTGGTCGACCACTTTCCCTCCGACGAGGAGAATCAGCAGGCGTCGGCGATGACGCTGCAGGGCGGCGGGCCGGTGGCGACGGCGATCGTGACCCTGGGCAGGCTGGGCGCCAGCGCAGCCATGGCCGACACCGTCGGGGACGACTGGCGCGGCGAGTTCGTCCGCCGCTCATTTGCCGAGGAACGGGTGGCCGGAGATCTCCTCGAGACCTGTCCGGGCAGCACTTCCACTCTGTCCTGCGTCCTCGTCCGCCAGCACGATGGGGCCCGATCGATCGTGTGGTACCCAGGGACGGCGCCGGAGCTGATGCCCTCCGACCGTCTGCAGCAGGCGGTCACGGCCAGCCAGATCGTCCATCTGAACGGCCGTCATTTCGAAGCTTGCCTGCAGGCCTGTGACTGGGCGCACCAGTCCGGGGGAAGAGTCTCCTTCGATGGCGGAGCCCACCGATTCCGTGAGGAGCTGCGGCGCCTGGTGCCCCGGACGGACATCTGCATCGTCGCCCGCCAGTTCGCCCAGGCGTACACCGGCGAAGCCGAGGCCGCATCCGCCGCCCGCCGTCTGCTGGCCGAAGGCCCCTCGCTGGTCGTGGTGACCGACGGGGCGCGTGGGAGCTGGGTGCATGCCGGCGGCGAGCCACCATTTTCTCAGCCGGCCTTCACAATGCCGGAAGTAGTCGACACAACCGGCTGCGGCGACAGCTTCCACGGAGCCTTTGTGTTCGGCCTGTTGCAGGGACTGCCGCTCCGGGAAATCGCCCGCTTCGCCGGTGCCGTAGCAGCCTTGAACACCCAGGAACTCGGCGGCCGAGCGGGGCTGCCCTCACGCGAACGGGTCGAGGCTTTCCTGGCATTGCAGCCTGCAGGGGGCTAG